tggtttccatagcatgaaggTACAAGGGGTATTACTACTCCCCCCCTGGATGGATGGTCAGTCCATCACGAGGTTCTTCCCACCTTtcttttccccccccccccccccgcaaatttttttgcccaagaacacatcACAATGAACTggccaggtcttgaacccaCATCTCTCAACCTGGAGACTAGTATACCAACATTTACACCATTGTGTCTCCCACTAACATTGATAGGAGCCTTAACCCTATAACCgctgagagtgactggcatttaatttctcccaacaatattaCCCCTAAATTAAACCTGAAGGCCATGAGAATAcaggaactgatcaccaactaaagaagctcttgattgttagacaaattctccttgtcaggacCTTAggaatgtttagagaacagtatggagaatatgcatactggtgttagagtgtaaaaggttaaaaatgatGTAATTTGGAGAACTTTTTGAAAACAGACGCCTTCCTAATACAAATGCTACACTCTATCCAGTCGGTGTTGGTAGTGCAAAGATTCAGCTGTAGACTGCTTGTCATTcattttccaattatttttattttccattcttgaccaaaattattttgatgcaAGGTACAATtgtaatatttgttaatttttttttagttgttacAACTCTACTGGTCAACCACCTGAAAGTTTATGCTTGCCTTACCAGCATCATTCTAAATTTATGCAggatattttatttatcagtaAATAGTGAATTCTCTTGAAAAATGACTTGAAGAAACACTGTTATgaaattatgttttaattcaaggcAGAGCAACTACAAAATCTATTCTTTAATCATCAGGTTATAGGTTGTAGTTTAAAGAAGCACATTCTTTGGGGCTTCATCTGCTATTTTTGGCATGCCAGCCACAATACCGGACTCAATACCGCATTCATCTTTGCCTCGCAGAATCTTAAAGTATCCTGTttggagaaatgaaaaatagaaaaaagggCTCATGATCTTTGACTTCTCCTAGATGATAATAATAGCTTAGGCTCTTAGCTGTATGCAGTAAAATATATGGGTTCACCTGTAACTCTTTGATACCTAAGAGtaactagtatctaatttctcctcacaatatcacccttgaatcacaccGTGAGGTCACGAGAACAAAGGGGATGATTCCACCAGAAAGGCTTGAcactcccagttcaaattccccacccaaACAGGCAAGGTAAAAAATTCTCTACCTCAGGGGACAAAAAAGAAGTCAAATGCCTGTGGGGTTGCCTGGGAGGGGGGGAGTTGGGGATGGGAATGTCCAAGTCTTGCATTTATTGACCCATCAAGGCTAACAATCTTTTATACATTCAATTACCTTTGTCTCCCCAGTCTGTATTCCAGGAATTGGCCACAAGCCTaattgtaggaaaaaaaattcttaaaagatcTGTTTCCCCTTCAAATTTCATGTGCCAAAGTCACAAGTGGTATTTTATGGTTGAGTTTAACCATTAATTATATTTGGATGACTTGAAGTTGTTCTTACATGGAAGTTAAAAGACACGTAGCTCTTGAGTAGAGCTATAACAATAAGTATGCCAGAATGTAGCTACCAGTAATAAAACAGAGTTGAAGCTGCAGAGGTTTTGATTAGTTTTGTCATAAGCAGCTGCCAATGCTGTGATTAGCAGCTGTGTGCGAAAAAGGGACTGAAGGTGAAATTCAAATGCAAGAGCCTGCTTGCAGGCTAAACAGATGGTGGTAGGAGGTCTTGAAGGTGGCGGTCGACTGGCAGTAACCAGCTTTTAACCCGTAattcccacaagtgattaacttgaaatttctccctataatatccatacattttctgtaaacaggtaataagaatattcaaacttatcagggagaAGCTGCtatagcaccaagttctcataactaatttacgaggaaatgttagcagctagaggggagaattaagaatcagatcttgggagttaaagggttaaagaaaccTCCTGGAGCTGACAATAAGCAATCCAGAATGAAGTTGACCTAAAACATTAACTTCCACCAAACTTGActgttaagttacaaaaaattAAGAGTGATGTCCAATAGCAAACATTGGCCCTGAAGTTGCTCCAGTGTGaattattttgcagaaaaatgGGAAATATAATAACTACTAAcagatgttttaatttcattcgCAAATTTGAACCAACATGGAAAATCAGAGGAAGAGACATCCATTTTCTTTGGTTTGCAGTTTAAGGCCATCACAGTCACACTTTAAGTCTATTGTCTTCAGGCAAACCTCTTTTCAACATGGTATTTTAACCTAAAAATCAGTGATATAAAATTACTCTTACCAATAAGGTGTGTCATTCTCTGTACCCCAGCCTAGGATCTTTATAGCATGGCCACCAAGGGGCTGTCCTGTTGTGTGTTGATAAACACCTACAGGATAATTAAATCACACTGGTAATTACTTAAAAGGACACATCAAATACACAAAAACTAATGAGACATTATAAAGTAAAATTGACTTATTTAATATACAGATAATGACAAAGATCATGATTATAGTGATTATGTGATCATGATAATCATAAAATGACATCTCAGAGCTAATTAAATGGATGAACAACAGTTCAAGCTTTATATTATCTTATAGGTGAgtgaaaaagttattgaaaactgGAGAGAGAGCTAGGTGAAGCTTGACAGAGCCTGATTATTGAGAGCCTCCTAGCAACACTCCCAGATATAATTAGTCAGGACACTGCTCCAGAATGTCTATATGATGTTTTTTTGGCCCTCTTTCCTTTCCCATATCATCAAATACCATTGTGTCTATGGCATCTTGCAgaccaaaattgaaagaagcaGGGAAGACATTAAGTGTCCCAACAAATGTGTCTGCCGGCGAGTGGAGGTTGTATATCTCTCCTCCTGGTACAAGTGGCAACTTTATGGGGCAGGTTTAACGACATGTGACATCAATACCTAAGAAAATGAGTGAAGGAATGCATTGTCTCAACATAGCTGAAAGCACTCACCACTCTTGTAAGAGGGGAAATCAGAATAAACAGTGAAGGCTCCTTCTACAGGGCCATTTGTCATGATTTCCTTTTGAATCTGTTCCATTTCACTGCTCACAGTGTAAGAACTCTCTCCATACCTCTTGTCATCTTCATAACTAACATTATAACCTGTTCaataaaacatcaaataatgaaaaaaagctcaccagacaatttttttttcaagctcttACTCTTTATAATCTATCCCACCCACAATTTAGCCCTTTTTGTCTTTCATAGCtgttaattttttgtgaataagtttctcttttttgtgtgtgtgcgtAAATGTAAATGATGTCCCTGTAACTATATGTGCATCATCACATTGTACCTAGTGTAGGTAGAACAATTTAAGTAGCATAAATATTAATTGTATCTTAAGAGTACTGTAAGTAAGTAGTGTAACACAATGTACATAGAGAGTCCAGAGAAAGGAACCTTAATGTAGTGAATCTAAGTAtcatgttgtaaaaaaaaaaaaaaaaaaaagaaaaaaaaaaggcaattacTATAGAATAgaactaaccctttaacttccatgagtgaccatgacagaatttctccttacaataccaatacaatatcaaccagataagtgacgagaataaagaaaaatatcactttggggatagttagttgatccaatactaaattctctgaactaacattataagaattgtatggttgacagtaaggagaattacaaataatttgatctgggagttaaagggttgaaaaatGCGCAAGGAAATGGATCAGTACTCTCTCTTTGTAAAGTTAATATATGTGTGGAAGGAACACCTCTTgtcatttttatgtttttacaCAGGTTTTAGGCAACATTGGTTCCCCAATTTTTTAAGTAGTGATCTTGCCTGGTTCACACTTCTTTTCACATCTAGGTGTAGGAACAATTGTTTTGCTGCAAGGTTGCAGTTTTCCCACAACATGGTGATCACAAGCTTTCACCAAGTATGGCTGACATCCTTTATGGGAGTCATACTGTCCTCCTGTGACTAAACCTCTACTTCTCCAGTACTCcctgaaagaaagagaaaaaattttgttttagggACAGTCATTATTTAAAGCTTGGGGGGTAGGAGGGTGGAGGATTTAGGAGGCATAATCATATGGTTTTCAGAGGAGATAGAGGTGGGTCAGTTGTCACTAACAGAACATAAAGGGGAACTATAGAAATTGATTGCCAATAATGAAGAATCATTAGCCTTgtgggagggggaagggggggaagaATTAGGTAAATTCTACTGTGACATGACCTAAACCATCCAGCCCTTCCcaggtaataaaaaaatgaccattacaaaatttttttt
The sequence above is a segment of the Pocillopora verrucosa isolate sample1 chromosome 5, ASM3666991v2, whole genome shotgun sequence genome. Coding sequences within it:
- the LOC131776739 gene encoding cathepsin B, whose protein sequence is MAALFVTLVALFISCQAKYLHEPLKVEEIDYINTYATWKADPDYAGYDAEYFKRLCGVPLDDQIKPKPLKLGILAVKTDYEIIEQEIPSTFDSREQWSDCPSTNEIRDQGACGSCWAFGAVEAMTDRICIKSNGKLTPHISAEDLLSCCSSCGMGCNGGFPEAAWEYWRSRGLVTGGQYDSHKGCQPYLVKACDHHVVGKLQPCSKTIVPTPRCEKKCEPGYNVSYEDDKRYGESSYTVSSEMEQIQKEIMTNGPVEGAFTVYSDFPSYKSGVYQHTTGQPLGGHAIKILGWGTENDTPYWLVANSWNTDWGDKGYFKILRGKDECGIESGIVAGMPKIADEAPKNVLL